The following proteins come from a genomic window of Pseudomonas hygromyciniae:
- a CDS encoding CoA transferase subunit B, translating to MALTREQMAQRVAREMQDGFYVNLGIGIPTLVANYIPEGMEVMLQSENGLLGMGPFPTEDTIDADMINAGKQTVTARIGASIFSSAESFAMIRGGHVDLTVLGAFEVDVHGNIASWMIPGKLVKGMGGAMDLVAGAENIIVIMTHASKDGESKLLSQCSLPLTGANCIKRVLTDLAYLEIENGAFVLKERAPGVSVEEIVSKTAGKLIVPDHVPEMHFQ from the coding sequence ATGGCTCTTACCCGCGAACAAATGGCTCAACGCGTCGCCCGCGAAATGCAGGACGGCTTCTACGTCAACCTCGGCATCGGCATCCCGACCCTGGTGGCCAACTACATTCCCGAAGGCATGGAAGTGATGCTGCAGTCGGAAAACGGCCTGCTGGGCATGGGCCCGTTTCCGACCGAAGACACCATCGATGCCGACATGATCAACGCCGGCAAGCAGACCGTCACCGCACGCATCGGCGCGTCGATCTTCTCCTCGGCCGAATCCTTCGCGATGATTCGCGGCGGCCACGTAGACCTCACGGTGCTTGGCGCCTTTGAAGTGGATGTGCACGGCAATATCGCCTCGTGGATGATCCCCGGCAAGCTGGTCAAGGGCATGGGTGGCGCCATGGACCTGGTGGCCGGCGCAGAAAACATCATCGTGATCATGACCCACGCCTCCAAGGACGGTGAGTCCAAGTTGCTCAGCCAGTGCAGCCTGCCGCTGACCGGTGCCAACTGCATCAAACGCGTGCTGACGGACCTGGCCTACCTGGAAATCGAAAATGGCGCTTTTGTCCTCAAGGAACGCGCACCTGGCGTCAGCGTTGAAGAGATTGTGAGCAAGACCGCCGGTAAACTGATCGTCCCGGACCACGTTCCAGAAATGCACTTCCAGTGA
- a CDS encoding CoA transferase subunit A, with amino-acid sequence MAGFDKRVASYEEALAGLEDGMTVLSGGFGLCGIPENLIAEIKRKGTRDLTVVSNNCGVDGFGLGVLLEEKQISKVIASYVGENALFEKQLLSGEIEVVLTPQGTLAEKMRAGGAGIPAFFTATGVGTPVAEGKETREFNGRPYLMEESITGDFAIVKGWKADHFGNVIYRHTAQNFNPLAATAGKITVVEVEEIVEPGELDPAQIHTPGIYVDRIICGTFEKRIEQRTVRK; translated from the coding sequence ATGGCAGGTTTCGATAAACGCGTGGCGTCCTATGAAGAAGCGCTGGCAGGCCTGGAAGACGGCATGACCGTACTCTCCGGCGGCTTTGGCCTGTGCGGCATCCCGGAAAACCTCATCGCCGAAATCAAGCGCAAAGGCACCCGCGACCTGACGGTCGTCTCCAACAACTGCGGCGTGGATGGCTTCGGCCTGGGTGTATTGCTCGAAGAAAAGCAGATCAGCAAGGTCATCGCCTCCTACGTCGGTGAAAACGCCCTGTTCGAGAAGCAACTGCTCAGCGGTGAAATCGAAGTAGTGCTGACCCCCCAAGGCACCCTCGCGGAAAAAATGCGCGCAGGCGGCGCCGGCATTCCAGCGTTCTTTACCGCCACCGGCGTTGGCACCCCCGTCGCCGAAGGCAAGGAAACCCGTGAGTTCAACGGGCGCCCCTACCTGATGGAAGAGTCCATCACCGGCGATTTCGCCATCGTCAAAGGCTGGAAAGCCGACCATTTCGGCAACGTGATCTACCGCCACACCGCCCAGAACTTCAACCCGCTGGCCGCCACCGCCGGCAAGATCACGGTGGTCGAAGTCGAGGAAATCGTTGAACCGGGCGAGCTGGACCCGGCGCAGATCCACACCCCTGGCATCTACGTCGACCGGATCATCTGCGGCACCTTCGAAAAGCGCATCGAACAGCGCACTGTCCGCAAATAA
- a CDS encoding DUF4349 domain-containing protein yields MRHLEGRSTALMFLAALLLGGCSPKEYSEATQINGEQGRAGAQLAYEHELSLAMPVALLAPRMQATRQACESAQFGACNILRIEENSDGGMIVLRIAPSGVEPLVSMAAEGGQLGQRITSAEDLADAVADVRHRQERLQAQQKRLDELAARKDITVGDLITLTKEQAAIENELQELAQIAAGQQRRLDTNRVTLNFRPSDGEHQQSRFARMFGNLGDNLVDGTADALERSSYVLPFVILAFPVLWLWVWLWRKLVKRRP; encoded by the coding sequence ATGCGCCATCTGGAAGGCAGATCTACTGCGTTGATGTTTTTGGCCGCCCTGCTGCTCGGCGGCTGTTCGCCCAAGGAATATTCCGAAGCCACACAGATCAATGGCGAACAGGGCCGGGCTGGCGCGCAGTTGGCCTATGAGCACGAGTTGAGTCTGGCGATGCCGGTTGCCCTGCTGGCACCGCGCATGCAGGCCACGCGCCAAGCCTGTGAGTCGGCGCAGTTCGGTGCCTGCAACATCCTGCGTATCGAAGAAAACAGCGACGGCGGCATGATTGTATTGCGCATCGCCCCCAGCGGAGTCGAGCCGTTGGTGAGCATGGCGGCAGAGGGCGGGCAACTGGGCCAGCGCATCACCAGCGCTGAAGACCTGGCCGACGCGGTGGCCGATGTACGTCACCGCCAGGAACGTTTGCAGGCCCAGCAAAAGCGCCTGGATGAGCTGGCCGCGCGCAAGGACATCACCGTGGGCGACCTGATCACCCTCACCAAGGAACAAGCCGCCATCGAAAACGAGCTGCAAGAACTGGCGCAGATCGCCGCCGGCCAGCAGCGGCGCCTGGACACCAACCGCGTGACCCTGAACTTCCGCCCATCCGACGGCGAGCATCAGCAATCACGTTTCGCGCGCATGTTCGGCAACCTGGGCGACAACCTGGTCGACGGCACCGCCGACGCCCTGGAACGTTCCAGCTATGTGCTGCCGTTTGTGATCCTCGCGTTCCCGGTGCTGTGGCTGTGGGTCTGGCTGTGGCGCAAGCTGGTCAAGCGCCGCCCCTGA
- a CDS encoding TerC family protein, translating into MEYLLQLAASPTAWVALATLIVMEIVLGIDNLIFISILTNKLPEQHRAKARRIGISMALVLRLGLLSTIAFIVQLTAPVFEVFGQAFSWKDMILIAGGLFLVWKATTEIHHSMDPEPEEKASVGNTVAIGFAAAIGQILLLDLVFSIDSIITAVGMTEHLPIMIIAVVTSVIVMLVAAEPLAKFINDNPTVVMLALGFLIMIGMTLIAEGFGAHVPKGYVYAAMAFSAAIECLNIARRNRHKRLLAARQ; encoded by the coding sequence ATGGAATACCTTTTACAACTGGCCGCCAGCCCCACCGCCTGGGTGGCCCTGGCGACCCTGATCGTCATGGAAATCGTGCTGGGCATCGACAACCTGATCTTCATCTCGATCCTCACCAACAAACTGCCGGAACAGCACCGGGCCAAGGCACGGCGCATCGGCATCAGCATGGCGCTGGTGCTGCGTCTGGGCCTGTTGAGCACCATCGCGTTTATCGTGCAACTGACGGCACCGGTGTTCGAAGTGTTCGGCCAGGCGTTTTCGTGGAAGGACATGATCCTGATCGCCGGTGGCCTGTTCCTGGTGTGGAAGGCGACGACCGAGATCCACCACAGCATGGACCCGGAGCCCGAAGAGAAGGCCAGCGTCGGCAACACCGTGGCTATCGGCTTCGCCGCGGCCATCGGGCAGATCCTGTTGCTCGACCTGGTGTTCTCCATCGACAGCATCATCACCGCCGTCGGCATGACCGAGCACTTGCCGATCATGATCATTGCCGTGGTGACCTCGGTGATCGTGATGTTGGTAGCGGCTGAACCCCTGGCCAAGTTCATCAACGACAACCCGACCGTGGTGATGCTGGCCCTGGGCTTCCTGATCATGATCGGCATGACCTTGATCGCCGAAGGCTTCGGTGCCCATGTGCCTAAAGGCTACGTGTACGCGGCCATGGCGTTCTCGGCTGCCATCGAGTGCTTGAACATCGCGCGACGCAACCGTCACAAGCGTTTGCTCGCTGCCCGCCAGTAA
- a CDS encoding PaaI family thioesterase: protein MTDTPEGFAPLSRSSPLLDLLGPVYCRGEGLQLQLGLRADNRHANGRGTVHGGVLATLADVGMGYAMAFSSDPPLPLITASMTLDYLGAVQVGDWIEVRLEHHKRGRQMAFATVSLQVGEKVVVRANAVFAVPQAAA, encoded by the coding sequence ATGACGGATACCCCTGAAGGTTTTGCCCCCTTATCTCGCAGCAGCCCGCTCCTGGACTTGCTCGGCCCGGTGTATTGCCGCGGCGAGGGCCTGCAGTTGCAACTGGGCCTGCGCGCCGACAACCGCCATGCCAACGGGCGCGGTACGGTGCATGGTGGCGTATTGGCGACCCTGGCGGATGTGGGCATGGGTTATGCCATGGCGTTTTCCAGCGACCCGCCGTTGCCATTGATTACCGCGAGCATGACCCTCGATTATCTGGGGGCGGTGCAGGTGGGTGATTGGATCGAAGTGCGGCTGGAGCATCACAAGCGCGGGCGGCAGATGGCGTTTGCCACGGTCAGCCTGCAGGTGGGGGAGAAGGTCGTAGTGCGAGCCAATGCGGTATTCGCCGTGCCCCAGGCCGCTGCGTAG
- the hemB gene encoding porphobilinogen synthase, translating into MSSQFPEARSRRLRRSPELRSLFQETEFTLNDLVLPIFVEEEIDDFVPITSMPGVMRIPESKLASEIERFARAGIKSVMTFGVSHHLDADGSDTWNERGLVSRMSAICKDAVPEMIVMSDTCFCEYTDHGHCGVMHGHEVDNDRTLANLGKQAVAAARAGADVIAPSAAMDGQVQAIRRALDAAGFTHIPIMAYSTKFASALYGPFREAGGSALKGDRKSYQMNPMNRREAVRESLLDEQEGADSLMVKPAGAYLDIIRDIREASRLPVAAYQVSGEYAMIKFGAQAGAIDEARVVRETLGSIKRAGADLIFTYFAMDLALAGI; encoded by the coding sequence ATGTCCAGCCAGTTCCCCGAAGCCCGTTCCCGTCGCCTGCGCCGTTCTCCCGAGTTGCGCAGCCTGTTCCAGGAAACCGAATTCACCCTCAACGACCTGGTATTGCCGATCTTCGTCGAAGAAGAAATCGACGACTTCGTGCCAATCACCAGCATGCCTGGCGTGATGCGTATCCCCGAATCGAAACTGGCCAGTGAAATCGAGCGCTTTGCCCGCGCCGGGATCAAGTCGGTGATGACGTTTGGCGTGTCCCATCACCTGGATGCCGACGGCAGCGACACCTGGAACGAGCGCGGTCTGGTGTCGCGCATGTCGGCGATCTGCAAGGATGCGGTGCCGGAGATGATCGTGATGTCCGACACCTGCTTTTGCGAATACACCGATCACGGCCATTGCGGCGTGATGCACGGCCATGAAGTGGACAACGACCGCACCTTGGCCAACCTGGGCAAGCAAGCGGTGGCGGCAGCCCGCGCTGGTGCCGATGTGATCGCGCCTTCGGCAGCGATGGACGGCCAGGTCCAGGCCATTCGCCGGGCTCTGGATGCGGCCGGCTTCACCCATATCCCGATCATGGCGTACTCCACCAAATTCGCTTCGGCCCTGTATGGCCCGTTCCGCGAGGCAGGCGGCAGCGCGCTGAAGGGCGACCGCAAAAGCTACCAGATGAACCCGATGAACCGCCGCGAAGCCGTGCGCGAATCCCTGCTCGATGAGCAGGAAGGCGCCGACTCGCTGATGGTCAAGCCGGCCGGTGCGTACCTGGACATCATCCGCGACATCCGCGAAGCATCGCGCTTGCCAGTGGCGGCGTACCAGGTCAGTGGCGAATACGCGATGATCAAGTTCGGCGCCCAGGCCGGTGCCATCGACGAAGCCCGCGTAGTGCGCGAAACCCTGGGTTCGATCAAGCGCGCCGGTGCGGACCTGATCTTCACCTACTTTGCGATGGACCTGGCGCTCGCGGGCATCTGA
- a CDS encoding permease — protein MSNLTSASPVRGWSFWWKPALFLLVACVGLYYVKWSPYYFKAFVAADSHSIGNSILNDQQGSPLAAALAYAQVYFLAIWKAAVLAVILGSLLQVLIPRDWLLRLFGRAGLGSTVRGGLFALPGMMCSCCAAPVAAGMRRQQVSVGAALAFWMGNPVLNPATLVFMGFVLGWDFAALRLVAGIVLVIGVALIAQRIARPEQVPEVALEAVANVSGADSQPFLTRWLRTLWQLFWSTIPVYILAVLLLGAARVWLFPHVDGAMADSLLWLVPLAIVGTLFVIPTAAEIPIVQTMMALGLGTGPAVALLMTLPSVSLPSLLMLRKDFDTRVLVTVAGLTMLMGVVCGLVAVVVL, from the coding sequence ATGTCTAACCTCACCTCTGCCAGCCCTGTACGCGGCTGGTCCTTCTGGTGGAAACCGGCGCTGTTCCTGTTGGTGGCCTGCGTCGGCCTGTATTACGTGAAATGGTCGCCCTACTACTTCAAGGCGTTCGTTGCGGCAGACAGCCACAGCATCGGAAACTCGATCCTCAACGATCAACAAGGCTCGCCATTGGCGGCGGCCCTGGCCTATGCCCAGGTGTATTTCCTGGCAATCTGGAAAGCCGCCGTGCTGGCGGTGATTCTCGGCTCATTGCTGCAAGTGTTGATTCCACGGGACTGGCTGTTACGCCTGTTCGGGCGCGCCGGGCTTGGTTCCACGGTACGCGGCGGGTTGTTCGCCCTCCCGGGCATGATGTGCAGTTGCTGCGCCGCCCCCGTGGCGGCGGGAATGCGTCGTCAGCAAGTGTCGGTGGGCGCCGCCCTGGCGTTCTGGATGGGCAACCCGGTACTCAACCCGGCGACCCTGGTGTTCATGGGCTTTGTCCTAGGCTGGGACTTTGCCGCACTGCGGCTGGTGGCCGGGATCGTGTTGGTGATCGGTGTGGCGTTGATCGCCCAACGTATCGCACGCCCGGAGCAGGTGCCGGAAGTGGCGCTGGAGGCCGTGGCCAACGTCAGCGGCGCCGACAGCCAGCCCTTCCTCACGCGCTGGCTGCGCACCTTGTGGCAGTTGTTCTGGAGCACCATCCCGGTGTACATCCTGGCGGTGTTGCTGCTGGGCGCAGCGCGGGTGTGGTTGTTCCCCCATGTGGACGGGGCGATGGCCGACAGCCTGCTATGGCTGGTGCCACTGGCCATTGTCGGCACCCTGTTTGTGATTCCGACCGCAGCGGAAATCCCGATTGTGCAGACCATGATGGCCCTGGGGCTGGGGACCGGGCCAGCGGTGGCTCTGTTGATGACCCTGCCGAGCGTGAGCCTGCCGTCGCTGCTGATGCTGCGCAAGGATTTCGATACACGGGTGCTGGTGACAGTGGCCGGGCTGACCATGTTGATGGGTGTGGTGTGTGGGTTGGTGGCGGTGGTCGTGCTGTAG
- a CDS encoding DUF1615 domain-containing protein, with translation MLSSRLTLCLSALLVLAGCSTQRSQQLPERSESEVKAQIVRLMPVKVADRAGWAQDIYTAFDSQKIYPSTENICAVLAVTEQESTYQVDPPVPNMGKIAQDEILKRAAKVHVPAVLVRTALQLRSPTGKSYADRLSAARTEKDLSGIFDDFIGTVPLGRTLFGSFNPVHTAGPMQVSIAFAEKQARDYPYTVDASIRREVFTRRGGMYFGIAHLLGYPVSYQQPLYRFADFNAGWYASRNAAFQAAVSRASGTRLALDGDLIRYGSIMPGTTELAVRSLGKKLDMRNPSIRSQLEQGDRLDFEETTLYQRVFALAEKAEGKPLPRAILPGIVLKSPKITRNLTTAWFAQRVDERYQRCMKR, from the coding sequence ATGCTTTCATCCCGGCTGACTCTCTGCCTGAGCGCCTTACTGGTGCTGGCTGGCTGTTCGACGCAACGCAGCCAGCAGCTTCCAGAGCGCAGTGAATCCGAGGTCAAGGCGCAGATCGTACGTTTGATGCCGGTCAAGGTGGCGGATCGCGCCGGCTGGGCCCAGGATATCTACACGGCGTTCGACAGCCAGAAGATCTACCCCAGCACCGAGAATATCTGTGCGGTACTGGCGGTGACTGAGCAAGAGTCCACCTATCAGGTCGACCCGCCAGTGCCGAACATGGGCAAGATCGCCCAGGATGAAATCCTCAAGCGTGCGGCCAAGGTGCATGTGCCGGCCGTGCTGGTGCGCACCGCGCTGCAACTGCGCTCGCCCACGGGCAAGTCCTACGCCGACCGCCTGAGTGCTGCGCGTACTGAGAAGGATCTGAGTGGGATCTTTGACGACTTTATCGGCACCGTGCCGTTGGGTCGCACCTTGTTTGGCAGTTTCAACCCGGTGCACACCGCAGGCCCGATGCAGGTGAGTATTGCCTTCGCCGAGAAGCAGGCTCGGGATTATCCCTACACCGTAGACGCAAGCATTCGCCGCGAAGTGTTCACCCGGCGTGGCGGCATGTATTTCGGTATCGCTCATTTGCTCGGTTATCCTGTGAGCTACCAGCAGCCGCTGTACCGCTTTGCCGACTTCAATGCCGGTTGGTACGCCAGCCGCAATGCCGCGTTCCAGGCGGCAGTCAGCCGCGCTTCCGGCACCCGCCTGGCGCTGGATGGCGATTTGATCCGCTACGGCTCGATCATGCCCGGCACTACGGAACTGGCGGTGCGCTCACTGGGCAAGAAACTGGACATGCGCAACCCGAGCATCCGCAGCCAGTTGGAGCAGGGCGATCGCCTGGACTTTGAAGAGACCACCCTGTACCAGCGGGTCTTTGCCCTGGCCGAGAAAGCCGAAGGCAAGCCGTTGCCGCGGGCGATCCTGCCGGGAATTGTGCTCAAGAGCCCGAAGATCACCCGCAACCTCACCACGGCCTGGTTCGCCCAGCGCGTGGATGAGCGTTACCAGCGTTGCATGAAGCGCTGA
- a CDS encoding glutathione S-transferase N-terminal domain-containing protein, with protein MISLAAFPIITKWPAQHPERLQLYSLPTPNGVKVSIMLEEVGLAYEAHKVSFDTQDQFSPEFLSLNPNNKIPAIIDPNGPDGEPLALFESGAILIYLAEKTAQLLPQAPAARYETLQWLMFQMAGIGPMFGQVGFFNKFAGKAYEDKRPRDRYAAEARRLLEVLEKRLLGRSWIMGDEYTIADIATFPWIRNLIGFYESGDLVGISDFPNVLRALDGFVARPAVIRGLNIPS; from the coding sequence ATGATTTCACTCGCGGCGTTTCCGATTATTACCAAATGGCCAGCCCAGCATCCCGAACGCCTGCAGTTGTACTCGCTGCCCACCCCCAATGGCGTCAAGGTCTCGATCATGCTCGAAGAGGTGGGCCTGGCCTATGAGGCGCATAAAGTCAGCTTCGACACCCAGGACCAGTTCTCGCCCGAATTCCTGTCGTTGAACCCCAACAACAAAATCCCGGCGATCATCGACCCCAACGGCCCGGACGGTGAACCGCTGGCGTTGTTCGAGTCGGGGGCGATCCTGATCTACCTGGCAGAGAAAACCGCGCAACTGCTGCCCCAGGCGCCCGCCGCACGCTACGAAACCCTGCAATGGCTGATGTTTCAGATGGCCGGGATCGGGCCGATGTTCGGCCAGGTGGGCTTCTTCAATAAATTTGCCGGCAAGGCCTACGAAGACAAGCGCCCCCGCGACCGCTATGCGGCTGAAGCCCGGCGCCTGCTGGAGGTCCTGGAAAAGCGCCTGCTGGGCCGCAGCTGGATCATGGGCGATGAGTACACCATCGCCGATATCGCGACCTTCCCCTGGATCCGCAACCTGATCGGTTTTTATGAGTCGGGTGATCTGGTGGGCATCAGCGATTTCCCCAATGTACTGCGCGCGCTGGACGGCTTTGTTGCCCGACCGGCGGTGATTCGTGGCCTGAATATTCCGAGCTGA
- the selD gene encoding selenide, water dikinase SelD yields MNEPIRLTQYSHGAGCGCKISPQVLEVILAGSGAQNLDPKLWVGNASRDDAAVYAIDDERGVVSTTDFFMPIVDDPFDFGRIAATNAISDIYAMGGDPLMAIAILGWPVNVLAPEIAREVIRGGRSVCDAAGIPLAGGHSIDAPEPIFGLAVTGLVHKRHMKRNDTATAGCRLYLTKPLGIGILTTAEKKGKLREADIGLARDWMCTLNKPGSRFGKLAGVSAMTDVTGFGLLGHLVEMADGSGLTALIDYEKVPRLPGVEYYLDQGCVPGGTLRNFDSYASQLGRINELHKRVLCDPQTSGGLLVAVTPEGEAEFLATAAELGLNLAPIGQLVERQSNAVEVS; encoded by the coding sequence ATGAACGAGCCGATTCGCCTGACCCAGTACAGCCACGGTGCCGGTTGCGGCTGCAAGATTTCGCCGCAGGTGCTGGAAGTGATCCTCGCCGGCAGCGGTGCGCAGAACCTCGACCCCAAGCTTTGGGTGGGCAATGCCTCGCGTGACGACGCGGCGGTGTACGCGATCGATGACGAGCGTGGCGTGGTTTCCACCACTGACTTTTTCATGCCTATCGTCGACGACCCCTTCGATTTCGGACGCATTGCCGCCACCAACGCCATCAGCGATATCTACGCCATGGGGGGCGACCCCTTGATGGCCATTGCCATTCTCGGCTGGCCGGTCAATGTACTGGCCCCGGAAATCGCCCGGGAAGTGATCCGCGGTGGCCGCTCGGTGTGCGACGCGGCCGGCATTCCCCTGGCAGGTGGCCACTCCATTGACGCACCGGAGCCCATTTTCGGCCTGGCCGTCACCGGGCTAGTGCACAAGCGCCATATGAAGCGCAACGACACCGCTACCGCAGGCTGCCGCTTGTACCTGACCAAGCCCCTGGGTATCGGCATCCTTACCACCGCCGAGAAGAAGGGCAAGCTGCGTGAAGCCGATATCGGTCTGGCGCGGGACTGGATGTGCACCCTCAACAAGCCCGGCAGCCGCTTTGGCAAACTGGCCGGGGTCAGCGCCATGACTGACGTGACTGGTTTCGGCCTGCTCGGGCATCTGGTGGAAATGGCCGACGGCAGCGGATTGACCGCCCTGATCGACTACGAAAAAGTCCCACGCCTGCCGGGGGTCGAGTACTACCTGGACCAAGGCTGTGTGCCCGGCGGTACGTTGCGCAACTTCGACAGCTATGCCAGCCAGTTGGGGCGCATCAATGAGTTGCACAAACGCGTGTTGTGCGACCCGCAGACCAGTGGCGGGCTGCTGGTGGCCGTCACGCCGGAGGGCGAAGCCGAGTTTCTTGCGACAGCGGCCGAACTGGGCTTGAACCTGGCGCCAATTGGTCAGTTGGTTGAGCGACAGAGCAACGCGGTAGAGGTGTCTTGA
- the mnmH gene encoding tRNA 2-selenouridine(34) synthase MnmH, protein MPIDITDYRDIFLNDRPMMDTRAPVEFVKGAFPGVVNLPLMNDDERQRVGTCYKQQGQQAAIVLGHQLVSGATKAERVEQWAQFARAHPEGYLYCFRGGLRSQIVQQWLREAGVDYPRVGGGYKAMRTFLLETLEGATRECDFVLLGGMTGTGKTEVLGQLRNALDLEGHANHRGSSFGKRATAQPSNIDFENRLGVDLLKKRERGIEQFVVEDESRMIGSCALPLALHKGMQAFPMVWLEDSLAGRVERILGDYVVDLCAEFVRVFGESGQEVFAQRLTESLGNIHKRLGGERFQRLQGILQLALEEQARSGSVDLHREWIEGLLREYYDPMYAFQREKKGARIEFAGEQGAVLEYLRERDARRGC, encoded by the coding sequence ATGCCCATCGATATCACCGATTACCGCGATATTTTTCTCAACGACCGACCGATGATGGATACCCGCGCGCCGGTCGAATTCGTCAAAGGCGCGTTCCCCGGCGTAGTCAATCTGCCATTGATGAACGATGACGAACGCCAGCGGGTGGGCACTTGCTATAAGCAGCAGGGGCAGCAGGCGGCGATTGTGCTGGGGCATCAGTTGGTGTCCGGGGCGACAAAGGCTGAACGAGTCGAGCAGTGGGCACAGTTCGCACGCGCCCACCCTGAGGGCTACCTGTATTGCTTTCGCGGCGGCCTGCGCTCGCAGATTGTCCAGCAGTGGCTACGCGAGGCGGGTGTCGACTATCCGCGGGTCGGCGGTGGCTACAAGGCCATGCGCACCTTTTTGCTCGAAACGCTCGAAGGCGCTACCCGCGAGTGCGACTTCGTCCTGCTGGGCGGCATGACCGGCACCGGAAAAACCGAAGTCCTCGGCCAGTTGCGCAATGCCCTGGATCTGGAAGGGCACGCCAATCACCGCGGTTCCAGCTTCGGCAAGCGCGCTACCGCACAGCCCTCCAACATCGATTTCGAGAATCGCCTGGGGGTTGATCTGCTGAAAAAGCGCGAACGGGGTATCGAGCAATTCGTGGTCGAGGATGAAAGCCGCATGATTGGCAGCTGTGCGCTGCCCCTGGCCTTGCACAAAGGCATGCAGGCATTCCCGATGGTGTGGTTGGAAGATAGCCTGGCGGGGCGGGTCGAGCGAATCCTGGGCGATTATGTGGTGGACCTGTGCGCCGAGTTTGTCAGGGTGTTTGGTGAGTCGGGCCAGGAGGTGTTTGCGCAGCGCTTGACCGAGAGCCTGGGCAATATCCACAAGCGCCTGGGGGGCGAGCGGTTCCAGCGGTTGCAGGGCATCCTGCAGCTGGCCCTGGAAGAACAGGCCCGCAGCGGTTCGGTGGATCTGCATCGTGAGTGGATCGAAGGGTTACTGCGCGAATATTACGACCCGATGTATGCCTTCCAGCGTGAGAAGAAGGGCGCCCGCATCGAGTTCGCAGGGGAGCAGGGGGCGGTGCTGGAGTATTTGCGCGAGCGCGATGCCCGGCGCGGGTGCTGA
- a CDS encoding PhzF family phenazine biosynthesis protein, whose protein sequence is MPTFDFKQLDVFSSVALKGNPLAVVLGADCLSDQQMADFAQWTNLSETTFLLQPRDPRADYRVRIFTTTQELPFAGHPTLGSCHAWLQAGGVPQGSEIIQECEIGLVRIRRQGQELAFIAPPLLRSGPLDAQLLERVRVALNLEPEAIVRSQWVDNGAGWLALMLTDRQTVLDLQPDYSKLLGLAVGVVAPCDPSRDDVDAQFEVRGFIAGDGAPEDPATGSLNAGVAQWLLGEGLAPSQYVVSQGTAMGRAGRIRVQQQGDEIWIGGAVSVCIEGSLSL, encoded by the coding sequence ATGCCGACCTTTGACTTCAAGCAACTTGATGTATTCAGCAGCGTGGCCCTCAAGGGCAACCCACTGGCCGTGGTGCTGGGCGCCGATTGCCTGAGCGACCAGCAGATGGCGGACTTCGCCCAGTGGACCAACCTCAGCGAGACCACGTTCCTGCTGCAACCGCGCGACCCACGCGCTGACTACCGGGTGCGTATTTTCACGACCACCCAGGAGTTGCCCTTCGCCGGCCATCCGACCCTGGGCAGCTGCCATGCGTGGCTGCAAGCCGGCGGCGTGCCCCAGGGCAGCGAGATCATCCAGGAGTGCGAGATCGGCCTGGTGCGTATTCGCCGCCAGGGCCAGGAACTGGCGTTCATCGCACCACCCTTGTTGCGCTCAGGTCCGCTGGATGCGCAGTTGTTGGAGCGTGTGCGCGTGGCGCTCAACCTCGAACCCGAGGCGATTGTCCGCAGCCAATGGGTCGACAACGGTGCCGGCTGGCTGGCGCTGATGTTGACAGATCGGCAGACGGTGCTGGACTTGCAGCCGGACTATTCGAAGCTGCTCGGGTTGGCAGTGGGCGTGGTTGCCCCATGCGATCCGAGCCGCGACGATGTGGATGCGCAGTTTGAAGTGCGCGGGTTTATTGCCGGCGACGGGGCGCCTGAGGACCCGGCCACTGGCAGCCTGAATGCCGGCGTAGCCCAATGGCTGTTGGGTGAAGGCCTGGCCCCCAGCCAGTACGTGGTCAGCCAGGGCACGGCCATGGGCCGAGCCGGGCGTATTCGGGTGCAGCAACAAGGGGATGAGATCTGGATCGGCGGCGCCGTCTCGGTGTGTATCGAAGGCAGCCTGAGTCTTTAA